The following are from one region of the Terriglobia bacterium genome:
- the bcp gene encoding thioredoxin-dependent thiol peroxidase — protein sequence MEVNDKAPEFSLANEDGKPTALKDYRGKHVVLFFYPKANTPGUTIEACGFRDAFTKMQKAGAVVLGISADKPSAQKKFKEKYDLPYSLLADEDKAVCNKYGVMKEKSMYGKKYMGIERTTFVISPEGKISAVLTGLKPDEHAAAAMAALKGK from the coding sequence ATGGAAGTTAATGATAAAGCCCCGGAGTTCTCTCTTGCCAATGAAGATGGCAAGCCAACCGCATTAAAAGATTATCGCGGCAAGCACGTGGTGCTCTTTTTTTATCCCAAGGCCAACACGCCAGGTTGAACGATAGAGGCGTGCGGGTTCCGCGACGCATTCACCAAGATGCAAAAAGCAGGGGCAGTGGTGCTGGGCATTTCCGCCGACAAACCCTCTGCCCAGAAGAAATTTAAAGAGAAATACGACCTGCCTTATTCGCTGCTGGCGGATGAAGACAAGGCTGTCTGCAACAAGTACGGCGTAATGAAAGAGAAGAGCATGTACGGCAAGAAGTACATGGGAATCGAGCGGACGACCTTTGTGATCAGCCCGGAAGGCAAAATTTCAGCCGTGCTGACGGGATTGAAGCCGGACGAGCATGCGGCGGCAGCGATGGCGGCGCTGAAAGGGAAGTAG
- a CDS encoding DUF433 domain-containing protein, with product MNYGGRITMETGKRGGKPCIRGLRITVYEVLEYLASGMSQEEILKDFPDLEAEDIKACLTFAADRERKLFTAPA from the coding sequence ATGAACTACGGAGGACGGATCACCATGGAGACGGGAAAGCGAGGGGGAAAGCCTTGCATCCGTGGCCTGCGTATAACCGTCTACGAAGTGCTTGAGTATCTGGCTTCGGGTATGTCTCAGGAAGAAATTCTCAAGGACTTTCCTGATCTTGAAGCCGAAGACATTAAAGCCTGTCTTACGTTCGCCGCAGACCGCGAGCGTAAACTGTTTACTGCCCCTGCTTGA
- a CDS encoding DUF5615 family PIN-like protein translates to MKLLFDQNLSYKLVRSLSDEFPGSAHVRDLGLASAIDIEVWEYAKQFGFTIVSKDTDFSQRGFLFGPPPKVIWIRLGNCSTKEIQDVLLSYAAEIRQFGLDPDSSFFPIDPIAGKNPTRVLVESSAISAILYDPKSQTLDIEFKSSGEIYRYFDVPNDEYQGLLTAPSKGAYLNSEIKPKYKTRKLL, encoded by the coding sequence TTGAAACTACTCTTTGACCAGAATCTCTCCTACAAGCTGGTACGGAGCCTCTCTGACGAGTTTCCCGGTTCTGCACACGTACGGGACTTGGGACTGGCATCAGCCATTGATATTGAAGTGTGGGAATACGCAAAGCAGTTTGGCTTCACAATCGTGTCCAAGGACACCGATTTCAGCCAAAGGGGTTTCCTGTTCGGACCGCCGCCTAAGGTTATCTGGATACGGCTTGGAAACTGCTCAACAAAAGAGATCCAGGACGTTCTTCTTTCCTACGCTGCAGAGATTCGACAGTTTGGATTAGATCCTGATTCATCCTTTTTTCCAATTGATCCAATTGCTGGGAAAAATCCTACAAGGGTTCTTGTCGAATCAAGCGCGATTTCCGCAATTTTGTACGATCCCAAATCGCAAACACTTGATATTGAATTTAAGAGTTCAGGTGAAATCTATCGATACTTTGACGTTCCAAATGATGAATATCAGGGGCTTCTAACGGCACCATCAAAAGGAGCTTACCTGAATTCAGAAATCAAACCGAAATATAAAACTCGAAAGCTCTTGTGA
- a CDS encoding DUF885 domain-containing protein produces the protein MRAWPFVFVLLALAATGRAIPRANATKALHDLFNAAWEQEMQGDPERASELGDRRWNDRWMDRSPEAYARRDQNNHEILAKLAKIDRKQLNKADQLNYDLFQKRYLDRLEQYKVRWFLMTFNQREGPQTSDDLSSSLRFETVKDYEDWLARLRAVPIAMDQFTALLREGIKERMVHPRVIMERIPAQIDKQIVSDPTQSGFYKPFKSFPSAISQADQQRLQQDARKAVEQQVVPAFTKFKQFFVSEYLPACYDKVGAWQLPHGGELYAQMIRHYTTTNETPEEVHQIGLKEVARINGEMDRVMQQTGFKGSRDEFFKFLRTDPQFFYKTPEELFVAYKALAKTIDPNLVKVFRTLPREPYGVEAIPASFAPDTTAAYYRPGAADGSRAGTYFVNLYKPDARPKWEMMALSMHESVPGHHLQIARAHELGEMPKFRRFGEYTAYVEGWGLYAESLGDDMGLYSDPYSKFGQLSYEMWRAVRLVVDTGIHVKHWTREQAIKYFMENCPKHELDITNEIDRYIAWPGQALAYKTGELKIKELRARAKEKLGTKFDLKEFHDVVLGSGSLPLDILERNVDEWIAAKTQASVGAAPHAATRRGAAKK, from the coding sequence ATGCGAGCTTGGCCTTTCGTGTTTGTACTTTTAGCTTTGGCTGCCACTGGACGGGCCATTCCGCGGGCGAATGCCACTAAAGCACTGCATGATCTGTTCAATGCGGCCTGGGAACAGGAGATGCAAGGAGACCCGGAACGGGCGTCGGAGCTGGGTGATCGGCGATGGAATGATCGCTGGATGGACAGGAGTCCAGAAGCGTATGCGCGGCGCGACCAGAACAACCATGAGATTTTAGCCAAGCTGGCCAAGATCGACCGCAAGCAGCTGAACAAGGCCGACCAGCTCAACTACGACTTGTTCCAGAAGCGCTATCTGGACCGCCTGGAACAATACAAAGTCCGCTGGTTCCTGATGACCTTTAACCAGCGTGAAGGCCCGCAGACCAGTGACGACCTGAGCAGCTCGCTGCGGTTTGAGACGGTGAAAGATTATGAGGACTGGCTGGCGCGCCTGCGCGCTGTCCCCATTGCGATGGACCAGTTCACGGCGCTGTTGCGCGAGGGCATCAAGGAGCGCATGGTGCATCCGCGGGTGATCATGGAGCGGATTCCGGCGCAGATCGACAAGCAGATTGTGAGTGATCCCACGCAGAGCGGGTTTTACAAACCGTTCAAGAGCTTTCCATCTGCAATCAGCCAGGCCGATCAACAGCGGCTGCAGCAGGACGCGCGCAAAGCGGTGGAGCAACAGGTTGTTCCTGCATTTACCAAGTTCAAGCAGTTCTTTGTAAGCGAGTATCTGCCTGCATGTTACGACAAAGTGGGCGCGTGGCAGCTTCCGCATGGCGGCGAGCTCTACGCGCAGATGATTCGCCACTATACGACGACGAATGAGACGCCAGAAGAGGTGCACCAGATCGGACTAAAAGAAGTGGCGCGCATCAATGGTGAGATGGACCGCGTAATGCAGCAGACGGGATTCAAAGGATCGCGCGATGAGTTCTTTAAATTCCTGCGGACCGATCCGCAGTTTTTTTACAAGACGCCGGAAGAACTGTTTGTGGCATACAAGGCGCTGGCCAAGACCATTGATCCGAACCTGGTGAAAGTGTTCCGCACCTTGCCGCGTGAGCCTTACGGAGTGGAAGCGATCCCGGCGTCGTTTGCTCCGGATACCACGGCGGCATATTACCGCCCAGGCGCTGCTGACGGATCACGCGCGGGAACCTACTTCGTTAATCTTTATAAGCCTGATGCCCGGCCCAAGTGGGAAATGATGGCGCTTTCCATGCATGAATCTGTGCCAGGACACCATTTGCAGATTGCCCGCGCGCATGAATTGGGAGAAATGCCAAAGTTCCGCCGCTTTGGCGAGTACACAGCTTACGTGGAAGGCTGGGGGCTTTACGCCGAGTCGCTGGGCGATGACATGGGTCTTTACAGCGATCCGTATTCCAAGTTCGGCCAGCTCAGCTATGAAATGTGGCGTGCGGTGCGGCTGGTGGTTGATACCGGAATCCACGTGAAGCATTGGACGCGCGAACAGGCGATCAAATACTTTATGGAGAATTGTCCGAAGCACGAACTGGACATCACCAATGAAATTGACCGCTACATTGCATGGCCGGGACAGGCGCTTGCTTACAAGACCGGCGAGCTGAAGATTAAAGAGTTGCGCGCGCGCGCGAAAGAAAAGCTGGGCACGAAGTTTGATCTAAAAGAATTTCACGATGTGGTGCTGGGATCAGGGTCGCTGCCGCTGGATATTCTGGAGCGGAATGTGGATGAATGGATTGCGGCGAAGACGCAGGCCTCTGTTGGCGCTGCGCCGCACGCGGCGACGCGCCGGGGCGCGGCAAAGAAGTAG
- a CDS encoding acyltransferase, whose product MTTVAETVPAVAGVNARGRAGHSARFYRPELDVLRFFAFLGVFIFHAAPRTMEFYNTAGYPHWLSSLLIPTFGAGAYGVDLFFALSAYLITSLLLRERATTGALDLRGFYLRRILRIWPLYLAFVAFATVFAAVVPEQHLPMRYVVGYSLLAGNWIYVFYGLPASFATPLWTVSIEEQFYLAWPLALRKASVRTMAIIAVGILIVANVWRVWLAVSAAPVETIEYNTFTRLDPIAFGILIALFGHKLPPFTRLQRVAMLCCGVVTWIAVYAFTVTSPTLKFTTWQMAVGHPFTAMASAVVLLSVLGAQHGFFRSWALLYLGKISYGLYVLHEFAHFCAIRLVHASTPFMVLAQSVVGLAITILLAAASYRWLESPFLRLKERFAHVQSRPV is encoded by the coding sequence ATGACAACGGTTGCAGAGACAGTTCCGGCAGTGGCTGGCGTTAACGCGCGCGGGCGCGCTGGACATTCGGCGCGTTTTTATCGACCTGAGCTGGATGTGCTGCGGTTCTTTGCTTTTCTGGGCGTGTTTATTTTTCATGCAGCCCCGCGCACGATGGAGTTTTATAACACCGCGGGATATCCGCATTGGCTGAGCAGCCTGCTCATTCCGACATTTGGCGCGGGCGCTTACGGCGTGGATTTATTTTTCGCTCTGAGCGCTTATCTGATTACCAGCCTGCTGCTGCGCGAGCGTGCTACGACTGGCGCATTGGACCTGCGGGGCTTTTATCTTCGACGCATTCTGCGCATATGGCCGCTGTATCTTGCGTTCGTCGCGTTCGCGACAGTCTTTGCGGCAGTGGTCCCCGAGCAGCATCTGCCGATGCGGTATGTGGTCGGCTATAGCTTGCTGGCGGGCAACTGGATTTATGTGTTCTATGGATTGCCTGCGTCATTCGCTACACCGCTGTGGACTGTATCGATTGAAGAGCAGTTTTATCTGGCATGGCCGCTGGCGTTGCGCAAAGCGTCAGTGCGCACGATGGCGATCATCGCCGTGGGAATATTGATTGTTGCGAACGTCTGGCGCGTGTGGCTGGCGGTTTCCGCAGCGCCGGTCGAGACGATTGAATACAACACGTTTACACGGCTTGATCCTATCGCTTTCGGGATCTTGATTGCTTTGTTCGGACATAAGCTGCCGCCGTTTACTCGTCTGCAACGCGTGGCAATGCTCTGCTGCGGTGTTGTGACATGGATTGCGGTGTATGCGTTCACCGTTACCAGTCCTACATTGAAGTTCACTACATGGCAGATGGCGGTGGGGCATCCGTTTACGGCGATGGCAAGTGCGGTGGTACTGCTGTCAGTGTTGGGCGCGCAGCATGGGTTCTTTCGCAGTTGGGCGCTGCTCTATCTGGGAAAAATTTCTTACGGGCTTTATGTCCTGCATGAGTTCGCGCATTTCTGTGCGATTCGCCTGGTGCACGCTTCCACGCCTTTTATGGTATTGGCGCAATCGGTCGTTGGATTGGCGATTACCATCCTGCTGGCTGCGGCTTCGTATCGCTGGCTGGAAAGCCCATTTCTGCGATTGAAAGAGCGCTTTGCGCATGTGCAGTCCCGGCCGGTATGA
- a CDS encoding DNA-3-methyladenine glycosylase, with the protein MTREAKLLRRAFFNRDPRIVARELLGKLIVRREGRKRLAGRIVEVEAYLGAGDLAAHAAAGHTARNAVLWGPPGHAYVYFIYGVHYCLNISCLPAGDAGCVLIRALEPVSGLREMADARDLADLDLTSARDLRKVASGPGKLCEALGITRPRDNAKDMLSPASDLQVMSDGFQVQEVAVTQRIGITKAAELPLRYVIAGNKFVSK; encoded by the coding sequence ATGACGCGCGAGGCCAAGCTGCTGCGCCGGGCTTTCTTCAATCGCGATCCGCGGATAGTTGCTCGCGAACTGCTGGGCAAGCTAATTGTGCGGCGTGAAGGACGCAAGCGGCTTGCAGGACGCATCGTTGAAGTGGAGGCGTATCTCGGCGCGGGCGATCTGGCTGCGCACGCCGCTGCCGGCCACACGGCGCGCAATGCCGTGCTCTGGGGACCTCCGGGACACGCTTATGTTTACTTTATCTATGGCGTGCATTACTGCCTGAATATTTCCTGCCTGCCCGCGGGCGACGCGGGCTGCGTGCTGATCCGCGCGCTGGAACCCGTGAGCGGCTTGCGCGAGATGGCTGACGCGCGCGACCTGGCTGATCTCGATCTCACGTCGGCGCGAGATCTGCGCAAAGTGGCCAGCGGTCCCGGGAAGCTGTGTGAAGCGCTGGGTATCACGCGTCCGCGCGATAATGCAAAAGACATGCTTTCTCCCGCGTCGGACCTTCAGGTGATGAGCGACGGCTTCCAAGTGCAAGAAGTTGCGGTCACACAGCGCATCGGCATTACCAAAGCGGCGGAGCTGCCGCTGCGGTATGTGATCGCGGGGAATAAGTTCGTTTCAAAGTGA
- the panC gene encoding pantoate--beta-alanine ligase, whose amino-acid sequence MLILTSAAEVTVVSKEARRAGKRVGFVPTMGALHQGHLSLVRTARAQADVVIASVFVNPLQFGPTEDFSKYPRDAEKDSDMLAAEKCDYLFLPSVEEMYPPGATTWVNVEGLSEKLDGHSRPGHFRGVTTVVAKLFNIVQPDFAFFGQKDAAQVAIINKMVRDLNFDVRIVVCPIVREADGLAMSSRNAYLSPDQRKQALVLYRSLMRVQTLADRGESSSARLKVAGEQVMAEEAAVKLDYFEIVNRDTLDPMADISGGALVVVAAYVGSTRLIDNIVVSGKGNAAEPR is encoded by the coding sequence ATGCTCATTCTCACTTCTGCCGCAGAGGTCACAGTTGTAAGCAAAGAAGCGCGACGCGCCGGCAAACGCGTGGGCTTTGTGCCCACCATGGGCGCGCTCCATCAAGGCCATCTCTCGCTAGTGCGCACCGCACGCGCGCAGGCTGACGTGGTGATCGCGTCAGTCTTTGTGAATCCCTTGCAATTTGGCCCAACGGAAGACTTCAGCAAGTATCCGCGCGATGCGGAAAAAGATTCTGACATGCTGGCCGCGGAGAAATGCGATTATCTTTTTCTGCCGTCGGTTGAAGAGATGTATCCGCCGGGCGCAACCACCTGGGTGAACGTGGAAGGCCTGAGCGAAAAACTCGACGGCCATTCGCGCCCCGGACATTTTCGTGGCGTGACTACCGTCGTGGCCAAGCTGTTCAACATCGTGCAACCGGACTTTGCTTTCTTTGGACAGAAAGATGCTGCGCAGGTAGCGATCATCAACAAGATGGTGCGCGATCTGAATTTTGATGTGCGAATCGTCGTTTGCCCCATCGTGCGCGAAGCCGACGGACTAGCAATGAGCTCACGCAACGCCTATCTGAGTCCCGATCAGCGCAAGCAGGCGCTGGTTTTGTATCGTTCGCTCATGCGCGTGCAGACTCTGGCGGATCGCGGCGAAAGCAGCTCTGCCCGGCTGAAAGTCGCCGGCGAACAAGTGATGGCGGAAGAAGCCGCCGTCAAGCTGGATTATTTTGAGATCGTAAACCGTGACACGCTCGATCCCATGGCCGATATTTCCGGCGGCGCGCTGGTTGTCGTGGCGGCGTATGTGGGCAGCACACGGCTGATCGACAATATTGTGGTGAGCGGAAAAGGAAATGCGGCTGAGCCGCGATGA
- the panB gene encoding 3-methyl-2-oxobutanoate hydroxymethyltransferase — protein sequence MSITSFNGGQHPIFEKTGARPNLPKITTTTIHDKKLRHEPITCLTAYDYATARLVDQSGIDMILVGDSLAQVVLGYDNTLPVTMEEMLHHTRAVRRAVRSAMVIADMPFGAYHEDEKSGVHNALRFVKEAGAEAVKLEGGVQRVGLVKRVLDAEVPVMGHIGLTPQSLHKMGGYKVQGKDFSGIERLVKDAVALDKAGVFSIVLEGVPREVAAMITREVSAPTIGIGAGPDCDGQVLVFHDLVNLTFAPPAKFVRQYGDAAALFTNAVQQFKADVETRAYPADAESYHLPKDTKVELEAILRRKEMKAYAK from the coding sequence ATGAGCATCACTTCGTTCAACGGAGGGCAGCACCCGATTTTTGAAAAGACGGGCGCCCGACCGAATCTGCCAAAGATCACGACCACTACTATCCACGACAAAAAGCTGCGGCATGAGCCCATTACCTGCCTAACGGCGTATGACTACGCCACGGCGCGGCTGGTGGACCAGAGCGGGATTGACATGATCCTGGTGGGCGACTCACTGGCCCAGGTTGTGCTGGGCTATGACAACACCCTGCCCGTGACGATGGAAGAAATGCTGCACCACACGCGGGCGGTGCGTCGGGCGGTGCGGTCAGCCATGGTGATTGCCGATATGCCCTTTGGCGCCTACCATGAAGACGAGAAAAGCGGCGTACACAATGCCCTGCGCTTTGTGAAGGAAGCCGGCGCTGAAGCCGTGAAGCTGGAAGGCGGCGTGCAACGCGTGGGACTGGTCAAGCGCGTGCTCGACGCTGAAGTCCCGGTGATGGGACACATTGGGTTGACGCCGCAGTCGCTGCATAAGATGGGCGGCTATAAAGTTCAGGGCAAAGATTTTTCCGGCATTGAGCGCCTGGTGAAAGACGCTGTAGCGCTGGACAAAGCCGGAGTATTTTCCATTGTGCTGGAAGGCGTGCCGCGCGAAGTTGCCGCGATGATTACCCGCGAGGTTAGCGCTCCGACGATTGGCATTGGCGCCGGTCCGGACTGCGACGGCCAGGTATTGGTCTTCCATGATCTGGTGAACCTTACGTTTGCACCGCCGGCAAAGTTTGTGCGCCAATATGGCGACGCCGCGGCGCTGTTTACCAACGCCGTGCAGCAGTTCAAGGCCGATGTTGAGACACGCGCTTATCCTGCAGACGCGGAATCGTACCATCTGCCCAAAGACACCAAGGTGGAGTTGGAAGCGATTCTAAGACGCAAAGAGATGAAGGCGTACGCGAAGTAG
- the vapB gene encoding type II toxin-antitoxin system VapB family antitoxin, translated as MGQFAKLFQNGSSQAVRLPREFRFKGDKVRIRRVGKSIVLEPLMDDPDAWLTELKNIPADPDFMKKRRQPKTPKRAIFK; from the coding sequence ATGGGCCAATTCGCCAAGTTGTTTCAGAATGGCAGCAGCCAGGCTGTTCGCCTGCCGCGGGAGTTCCGCTTCAAGGGAGACAAGGTCCGCATTCGCCGGGTTGGCAAAAGCATAGTCCTGGAGCCTCTGATGGACGATCCTGATGCGTGGCTGACCGAATTGAAGAATATTCCCGCTGATCCGGATTTCATGAAAAAGCGCCGTCAACCAAAAACCCCAAAGCGCGCGATCTTTAAATGA
- a CDS encoding type II toxin-antitoxin system VapC family toxin, translating to MNYLLDTNACIALMASVTNEVQTRFAAAVHKGGNFFTSSVVAFELWYGVCKSKRVADNTRRYNTFFAGQIDVLPFDQGAAQVAGELRARLEASGKPIGAYDLLLAGQAMHHNLTLITANVTEFSRVKGLLWEDWSK from the coding sequence ATGAATTATCTGCTGGATACAAACGCCTGCATCGCCCTTATGGCCTCCGTAACCAATGAGGTGCAGACGCGATTTGCGGCCGCGGTCCACAAAGGCGGCAATTTTTTTACCTCCTCTGTTGTGGCATTCGAGCTGTGGTATGGCGTCTGCAAGAGCAAGCGCGTCGCCGACAATACGCGGCGCTACAACACATTTTTTGCCGGGCAAATTGATGTCCTGCCGTTCGATCAGGGAGCAGCACAGGTGGCGGGAGAACTGCGGGCCAGACTGGAGGCATCCGGAAAGCCAATCGGGGCCTATGATTTGCTGCTTGCCGGCCAGGCCATGCACCACAATCTGACGCTCATTACCGCCAACGTTACGGAGTTTTCCAGGGTAAAAGGGTTGCTGTGGGAAGACTGGTCAAAGTGA
- a CDS encoding DUF262 domain-containing protein, whose amino-acid sequence MESLFKETHYSVKLLIENIDRGQIGLPDLQRPFVWPAKKIRDLFDSMYRGFPVGYLLFWQSSSDGRQIGIDGKQAAPSLLIVDGQQRLTSLYAVLKGKQIINSDYQHVKVEIAFRPSDGSFEVSDAAIKKDPEFIPDVSTLWSKNTNQWKFVTDFIGAAKQRREISPEEESRLADAINRLYGIEGYSFTALELSPNLTEEQVGDVFVRINSKGKNLKQADFILTLMSVFWDEGRKQLERFCYECRKPAVDKPSPFNYFIMPDPDELLRVAVGFGFKRARLQQVYSLLRGKDFDTDLFSEMTREKNFAILKDAQPKLLDVQTWHEFLDTLVAAGFRSAEMLTSKNSVLYTYVLFLLGKYEYAVDSFSLRKVIARWFFMSSLTGRYTGSFETQVEADFGRLRNTKSAHDFVAVLDQVITTTLTDDFWRITVPDQLAVASSRTPAIFAYYAALVVLNAPLLFSNIPVAASLDPARRRRRRATDRHHLFPKNHLKKLEPPITDRSEINQVANFALVEYQDNIRISDTPPFEYFPVYAARHTPNELKDMLRWHALPEGWTKLTYAEFLTQRRKLMAAVIKDGFETLQARTKEELEKVLAEWATKASAPLPVENSDHKVFDPQTGGYQYGVVYDLYRRLTDGQWHALEELEEITAGRANCSDRLARLKRRGVHRGWWVIEEKDGKYRMHLIGQATAAHA is encoded by the coding sequence ATGGAATCACTATTCAAGGAAACACATTATTCAGTAAAGCTACTCATCGAGAACATTGATCGTGGCCAGATCGGCCTGCCCGACTTACAGCGCCCTTTTGTTTGGCCTGCGAAGAAGATTCGCGATCTTTTTGATTCTATGTATCGCGGTTTTCCGGTCGGCTATCTCCTTTTTTGGCAGAGCAGTAGTGACGGTCGCCAGATCGGCATCGATGGTAAGCAAGCTGCGCCCTCGTTGCTCATTGTTGACGGCCAGCAGCGGCTCACATCGCTTTATGCCGTCCTTAAAGGCAAGCAAATCATAAACAGCGACTACCAGCACGTAAAAGTCGAAATAGCCTTTCGTCCATCTGACGGGAGTTTCGAAGTCTCCGATGCTGCCATCAAAAAAGACCCGGAATTCATACCGGACGTATCCACGCTCTGGTCTAAGAACACAAACCAGTGGAAGTTTGTCACTGACTTTATTGGCGCCGCCAAACAAAGACGCGAGATCAGTCCGGAAGAAGAATCCCGACTGGCGGATGCAATCAATCGGCTTTACGGCATCGAAGGCTATTCTTTTACGGCGTTGGAGTTGTCGCCGAATCTTACGGAAGAACAAGTGGGGGATGTATTCGTTCGCATCAACAGTAAAGGAAAGAATCTTAAACAGGCCGATTTTATCCTTACCCTAATGTCCGTTTTTTGGGATGAAGGTCGCAAACAGCTTGAGCGTTTCTGTTACGAATGCCGCAAGCCTGCGGTCGACAAGCCGAGCCCATTCAATTATTTCATCATGCCCGACCCTGACGAACTACTACGTGTAGCCGTAGGCTTTGGCTTCAAACGCGCCCGTCTGCAACAGGTCTATTCGTTGCTGCGTGGCAAGGATTTCGATACAGATCTTTTTTCCGAAATGACGCGGGAGAAGAATTTCGCAATCCTCAAGGATGCCCAGCCCAAATTGCTGGACGTGCAAACCTGGCATGAATTTCTGGATACGCTGGTTGCTGCAGGCTTCCGCAGCGCGGAAATGCTAACGTCCAAGAATAGTGTTCTATATACCTATGTCCTTTTCCTTCTTGGGAAATATGAGTATGCAGTGGATAGCTTTTCATTGCGCAAAGTAATCGCGCGGTGGTTCTTCATGAGTTCTCTAACCGGCCGCTACACAGGTTCGTTTGAAACTCAGGTTGAAGCCGACTTTGGCCGACTCAGGAATACAAAATCCGCTCACGACTTTGTTGCCGTCTTGGATCAAGTGATTACCACCACACTCACGGATGACTTCTGGCGGATCACCGTCCCTGACCAGCTCGCCGTTGCTAGTTCGCGAACCCCGGCAATTTTTGCTTATTATGCCGCGCTCGTAGTTTTGAATGCTCCACTGCTCTTTTCAAACATTCCAGTTGCGGCATCGCTTGACCCAGCCCGTCGACGACGTCGTCGTGCGACGGACCGTCACCATCTTTTCCCCAAGAATCATCTAAAAAAACTGGAACCACCAATTACGGATCGGTCTGAAATCAATCAGGTCGCTAACTTTGCTCTCGTTGAATACCAGGATAATATTCGGATATCTGATACGCCTCCATTTGAATACTTCCCGGTGTATGCGGCTCGACATACTCCCAATGAGTTAAAAGACATGCTGAGATGGCATGCGCTCCCTGAAGGGTGGACCAAACTTACTTACGCAGAATTCTTGACCCAGCGCAGGAAGCTCATGGCAGCGGTCATCAAAGACGGGTTTGAAACCCTGCAGGCAAGAACAAAAGAAGAGTTGGAAAAAGTGCTTGCGGAATGGGCAACCAAAGCGAGCGCACCTCTTCCCGTTGAGAACTCAGACCACAAAGTCTTCGATCCGCAAACGGGAGGATACCAATACGGCGTTGTTTATGATCTTTACCGCCGATTGACGGATGGTCAATGGCATGCTCTCGAAGAACTCGAAGAGATTACAGCCGGAAGAGCCAACTGCAGCGATCGGCTTGCAAGGCTCAAACGGCGTGGAGTACACAGAGGTTGGTGGGTAATTGAGGAAAAAGACGGGAAGTACCGCATGCACCTCATTGGACAGGCAACGGCTGCGCATGCATGA
- a CDS encoding type I restriction-modification system subunit M N-terminal domain-containing protein — MAKKGSTSARSSRGTDLGFEAKLWQAAEKLRGHMHAFEYKQVVLELVLLKYTGAII; from the coding sequence ATGGCCAAGAAAGGTTCTACCTCTGCAAGATCCTCGCGCGGCACCGACCTGGGCTTTGAAGCAAAGTTATGGCAAGCCGCGGAAAAACTGCGCGGCCACATGCACGCCTTTGAGTACAAGCAGGTTGTCCTGGAGTTGGTTTTGCTCAAATACACAGGAGCCATTATCTAA